From the genome of Alosa sapidissima isolate fAloSap1 chromosome 14, fAloSap1.pri, whole genome shotgun sequence, one region includes:
- the LOC121681917 gene encoding extensin-like produces the protein MSLLWLVGVACCLTALPGWIDAKSLLNVIQPEETLPASALSIDSEKANDFLHHSRPKRNVDQRWYRASPDFQSYYRYYTSIGHTEGLYEIDRLRMLYQQMRHLEHVYGPNASYYQNKLGMPTLRCDPSKDKKCPVPPPQKGPPPPPMKGPPPPAPQKGHPPPPPISHDADVIYLCNAKDPLCKPHIVYLPTGAVPVLCDPRYHPSCKLHKVPPPTLPPLPPPPPSPKKSEPLPPPVPIRYKGMEYDCDPYWDPDCLIDHPPRPIKGKAMPPPPPPPPEEEEEEPEVEEPPPPAPVAKKHPYPYHYPYPYPYQHELYDPYLHSYPGPDPDNE, from the exons ATGTCCCTACTGTGGCTAGTGGGGGTAGCATGCTGTCTCACAGCACTGCCAG GGTGGATTGATGCCAAGTCTTTGTTGAACGTTATTCAACCAGAAG AGACCCTGCCTGCTAGTGCATTGAGTATTGACTCGGAGAAGGCCAATgacttcctccaccactcccGACCCAAGAGGAACGTGGACCAACGCTGGTACCGAGCCTCTCCAGACTTCCAGTCCTACTACCGCTACTACACAAGCATCGGACACACAGAGGGG CTCTATGAGATTGATAGGCTCAGGATGCTGTACCAGCAGATGCGCCACCTGGAGCATGTGTATGGCCCCAATGCCTCCTATTACCAGAACAAGCTGGGGATGCCCACCCTGAGGTGTGATCCATCGAAGGACAAGAAGTGCCCAGTACCCCCACCCCAGAAGggcccacctccaccacccatGAAGGGTCCCCCTCCTCCAGCCCCACAGAAGGGgcaccctcccccacctcccatcTCACATGATGCTGATGTGATCTACCTGTGCAACGCCAAGGACCCTCTGTGCAAGCCCCACATTGTCTACCTGCCCACCGGGGCCGTTCCAGTGCTTTGTGACCCTCGTTACCACCCATCCTGCAAACTCCACAAAGTACCACCTCCCACCTTGCCAcccctgcctcctcctcctccttctcccaaAAAGTCGGAGCCCCTCCCTCCGCCCGTGCCAATTCGCTACAAGGGCATGGAGTACGACTGTGACCCCTACTGGGATCCCGACTGTTTGATTGACCACCCACCGCGCCCAATCAAAGGCAAGGCTatgccccctccacccccaccaccccccgaggaggaagaggaagagcctGAGGTAGAGGAGCCACCACCGCCAGCACCAGTGGCCAAAAAACACCCGTACCCATACCATTATCCCTACCCTTACCCCTACCAGCACGAGCTGTATGACCCGTACCTTCACTCCTACCCAGGCCCAGACCCAGACAATGAGTAG
- the mcm7 gene encoding DNA replication licensing factor MCM7 → MAPKDYVAEKDKCKRFLQEFYSEDDNGKKVFKYGAQLVALAHREQVALVVELDDIAEEDPELVESICENAKRYTAIFADAVHELLPEYREKEVVAKDALDVYIEHRLMMEQRGRDPADTRDARNQYPAELMRRFELYFRPPGTAKPKVVRDVKADSIGQLVMVRGIVTRATEVKPMMAVATYTCDQCGAETYQPIQSPTFMPLIMCPSQECVTNKSGGRLYLQTRGSKFIKFQELRIQEHSDQVPVGNIPRSMTIYARGENTRVAQPGDHVAVSGVFLPLLRSGFRQAVQGLLSETYLEAHSITLMNKTEDDELGIQDLSEEELRQITEEDFYEKLAGSIAPEIYGHEDVKKALLLLLVGGVQQAPRGMKIRGNINICLMGDPGVAKSQLLSYIDRLAPRSQYTTGRGSSGVGLTAAVMRDPITGEMTLEGGALVLADLGVCCIDEFDKMADADRTAIHEVMEQQTISIAKAGIMTSLNARCSILAAANPAYGRYNPRKTIEQNIQLPAALLSRFDLLWLIQDKPDADADLRLAQHITYVHQHCRQPPTHFTPIDMKLMRRYISKCKNRQPVVPEALADYITAAYVEMRKEARVSKDTTFTSARTLLSILRLSTALARLRLVDMVEKEDVNEAMRLMEMSKDSLQADKSSTTRTQRPADVIFSLVRELAGEGVGGRGGTGGVVKLGEAEQRCVTRGFTPAQFQSALDEYEELNVWQVNQARTRITFV, encoded by the exons ACAAGTGCAAACGATTTCTTCAGGAGTTCTACAGTGAGGATGACAATGGAAAGAAGGTTTTCAAATATGGAGCCCAGTTG GTGGCCCTGGCTCACAGAGAGCAGGTGGCCCTGGTGGTGGAGCTCGATGACATTGCAGAGGAGGACCCTGAACTGGTGGAGAGCATCTGTGAGAACGCCAAGCGATACACGGCCATCTTTGCTGACGCTGTCCATGAACTGCTCCCAGAGTACAGGGAGAAAGAG GTGGTGGCCAAAGATGCCCTGGATGTGTACATTGAGCATCGGCTGATGATGGAACAGAGAGGTCGCGACCCTGCTGACACTCGTGACGCCAGGAACCAGTATCCCGCTGAGCTCATGAGGAGATT TGAGTTGTACTTCCGGCCCCCTGGCACAGCCAAGCCCAAGGTGGTGCGTGACGTGAAGGCAGACAGCATCGGCCAACTGGTGATGGTGAGGGGTATTGTGACCCGTGCCACGGAGGTCAAGCCCATGATGGCCGTGGCCACCTACACCTGTGACCAGTGTGGTGCAGAGACCTACCAACCG ATCCAGTCGCCCACCTTCATGCCGCTCATTATGTGCCCCAGCCAGGAGTGTGTCACCAACAAGTCCGGCGGTCGCCTCTACCTGCAGACAAGGGGGTCAAAGTTCATCAAGTTCCAGGAACTCCGCATACAGGAACAT agTGACCAGGTGCCAGTGGGGAACATCCCCCGCAGCATGACCATTTATGCCCGCGGAGAGAACACCAGGGTGGCCCAGCCGGGAGACCACGTGGCTGTGTCCGGAGTATTCCTGCCGCTCCTCCGCAGCGGCTTCAGGCAGGCTGTGCAG GGGCTGCTGTCGGAGACCTACCTGGAGGCCCACAGCATCACTCTAATGAACAAGACTGAGGATGATGAGCTGGGGATCCAGGACCTGAGTGAGGAAGAGCTGCGCCAGATCACAG AGGAAGATTTCTACGAGAAGCTAGCTGGCTCCATCGCCCCTGAGATCTACGGGCATGAGGATGTGAAGaaggcgctgctgctgctgctggtcggAGGAGTTCAACAGGCCCCGCGTGGCATGAAGATCAGAG GCAACATCAACATCTGCCTCATGGGAGACCCTGGAGTGGCCAAGTCTCAGCTGCTGTCCTACATCGATCGCCTCGCTCCACGCA GTCAGTACACGACTGGACGGGGCTCTTCTGGCGTTGGTCTCACGGCCGCTGTGATGCGTGACCCCATCACCGGGGAGATGACCCTAGAGGGTGGCGCTCTGGTGCTGGCTGACCTGGGAGTGTGCTGCATTGATGAGTTTGACAAGATGGCCGACGCCGACCGTACAGCCATCCATGAGGTCATGGAACAGCAGACCATCTCCATTGCCAAG GCTGGCATCATGACCTCTCTGAATGCCCGCTGCTCCATCCTGGCAGCGGCCAACCCTGCGTACGGGCGCTACAACCCCCGCAAGACCATCGAGCAGAACATCCAGCTCCCCGCTGCGCTGCTGTCACGTTTTGACCTGCTGTGGCTGATCCAGGACAAGCCCGACGCTGACGCCGATCTGCGGTTGGCTCAGCACATCACCTACGTGCACCAGCACTGCCGGCAGCCGCCCACTCACTTCACCCCCATCGACATGAAGCTCATGAG GCGTTACATCTCCAAGTGCAAGAACCGGCAGCCAGTGGTCCCCGAGGCATTGGCTGATTACATCACAGCAGCGTATGTGGAGATGAGGAAGGAGGCTCGCGTCAGCAAGGACACCACCTTCACCTCCGCCCGTACTCTGCTCTCCATCCTGCGCCTCTCCACTGCTCTG GCTCGTCTGCGTCTGGTGGACATGGTGGAGAAGGAGGATGTGAACGAGGCCATGCGTCTCATGGAGATGTCCAAGGACTCCCTGCAGGCCGACAAGTCATCCACAACCAG GACCCAGAGGCCTGCTGACGTGATCTTCTCCCTGGTGCGCGAGCTGGCGGGCGAGGGTGTCGGCGGACGAGGTGGCACCGGCGGCGTGGTGAAGCTCGGGGAGGCCGAGCAGAGGTGCGTGACGCGCGGCTTCACCCCAGCACAGTTCCAGTCTGCACTGGACGAGTACGAGGAGCTCAACGTCTGGCAGGTCAATCAGGCTCGTACACGCATCACCTTTGTGTAA